Proteins encoded within one genomic window of Bacteroidia bacterium:
- the nusB gene encoding transcription antitermination factor NusB, which translates to MLSRRNLRIKAFQTLFSGRSNGETNPKRIFAEFEENIKMFEQMYGHLLLFPSAFAHYLMSEKDFELSKYFPDKEKVRLTSFLEENIFVKLVEESKELDKLLRNSSYDWKNHGELFEKIFKELSSIDFIRDYLVFDNPNEKQQEEFILALYGYLFEKNTDFQDVMADIYYNWDYDVFSFYQMLSDSLKQSFNIGKLFIQRIYKDTEEDYDFVKALIEKTTIESASYQKILKEVAKSWDTERIAKVDIVLMEMAMTEFLYFPTIPVKVTINEYIDLAKSFSTDKSHIFINGVLDKTKDLFLSDGKIKKAGRGLRDN; encoded by the coding sequence ATGTTATCAAGAAGAAATTTAAGAATCAAAGCCTTCCAAACACTATTTTCCGGAAGGTCAAACGGAGAGACGAATCCCAAGCGAATATTTGCAGAGTTTGAAGAGAATATAAAAATGTTTGAGCAAATGTATGGACATCTACTGTTGTTTCCATCTGCATTTGCGCACTACTTGATGTCAGAAAAAGATTTTGAACTTTCAAAATACTTTCCTGATAAAGAGAAAGTTAGGCTAACCTCATTTTTAGAAGAAAATATCTTTGTTAAACTTGTTGAAGAGTCGAAGGAATTAGATAAGCTACTTCGAAACTCAAGCTATGATTGGAAAAATCACGGTGAACTTTTCGAGAAAATATTTAAAGAGCTGTCTTCGATTGATTTTATTAGAGACTATCTTGTTTTTGATAATCCAAATGAAAAACAACAAGAGGAATTTATTCTTGCGTTGTATGGGTACTTATTTGAAAAGAATACTGACTTTCAGGACGTAATGGCTGATATCTATTACAATTGGGATTATGATGTATTCTCTTTCTATCAAATGCTATCAGATTCTCTGAAACAATCTTTTAATATAGGCAAACTCTTCATACAACGAATTTATAAAGATACAGAAGAGGATTATGATTTTGTGAAAGCACTGATAGAAAAAACAACCATTGAAAGTGCGTCTTATCAAAAGATATTAAAGGAAGTTGCCAAGTCGTGGGATACAGAGCGCATTGCTAAAGTAGATATTGTATTGATGGAGATGGCTATGACCGAATTTTTGTATTTTCCAACTATACCTGTTAAAGTAACGATTAACGAATACATTGATTTAGCAAAATCTTTTAGTACAGACAAAAGCCACATTTTTATTAATGGTGTACTTGATAAAACCAAAGATTTATTCTTGTCTGATGGAAAGATAAAGAAAGCGGGTAGAGGCTTGCGAGACAATTAA